The genomic segment cagaactaaaaccattcccaaagccaactcttcaggcaaagattagactggactataaaacataaaataatactcgtgaagagtgtgcgtcttagttcaagtagatacacgagactaaacgggcacttCCTGTCCAGAGCAGGCTGAAAAtccagaaagggataggagctggttgagtggacaggGAAAACCCAGAGCagaaaggaggagtatgctgtcacgttatggggattgcaactagggtcacacaacgatatgtgtataaatgtttgtgtgagaaattaacttgagctggaAACTTTCaagtaaaatacaatttaaaaaaaagggagcCCTgtgagagcaggaaaaaaaaaaaaaaagactccagccttcagtatggattacagggGCGGATTGCAGAAGAGACCCTCTTTAAAGGGGACACATTTTTATATAatagtatatatatatcattttcttttaaaatgggtAAACTTATCTTAAATAGTTTTAAATGACACAGTTAATATGACTGAATTTGACATTTGCAGTATTATATTACAAGCAGTTTCTGTTATTTCTGCTGcttgccttttttgtttgtttgtttaatccctGCCTACCTAATGAATGGTAATTAATACTCAAATCCTGGGTTCAGGAGTAGCTGGGTTGAAAGAGTAACAGTTGCTTAGTGTTACTGTGCTCTCCTTGGTAATATTGCTAATTTGCCATCTCCCTTTAGCTCCCAAGTAAGCAAATACCATTTTGAAATACACTGGATGAACAAAAAGTTATACACCCATTTGATGGCCTCTATCTTTAaattggaaaccatggtggcgcagtggttaagtgctacagctgctaacctaaaggtcagcagttcgaacccaccaggtgccccttggaaactctatgaggcagttctaccctgtcctgtagggttgctatgagtaggaatcgactcgacggcaatgggtttggttttttggatcttTAAATTAAGTGATTACATGGAATTAGTGCAAAACCACTACAAGATTTCTTAAAGGCTATGAAataaaggataatttttttttgtttttttttttttaatcaaaaggtTGCTTTCTTGTTTTTCAAAAGAGTTAAAATGTAAAGCAAAGATTGtaaactttataagaaacttctACTGGTCATCATTGTTTTCTCAGGTATGCCTATTGAAAGAAAGTTCAGTGGTCTTGCATATCAGCACCCAGAAACGTCTTATACTGACAAGCAAGGCAATAACTTTACCACTGAGCAAGCCAAGTGGTCCACAATCCAGATCTGGGCTTCCGGCTTTGAGTTGCTTTCTGTGCTCAGCCTGTGATTATAGACTGGCACCTAGTTCTTTTCCAGGGGGTTTGCAGGACCATGAACTTTCATGAACTCTTTAGGGTAGGACTATTGATAACTATCGGAAGGGCTGTGCAACCACAGTCAAAAGAAACTATGTGAATTTCTTGTTTGAGAAGATGAAACGATAAATAAGTGCCGTGAACATCAGGAAACTTACCAGGAAGTGGATAGGTCTTGGACCCATACGTCAGAGTAAGGTGGTAATGGAAGTGGCCTGCAATAAGCGGAGTTTCACTGGTGTATAGGTCCGCCTGTTTATCCTGATCTGCTGAGTCTAGTGCTACCTCCCTAATGCTTTCTCAGTGGCTCAGAAATCTCTGGAGATTTCACCTCACTAGGCTGTAATCAGAGGGAAAAATATAGCCCTGCAGGTGAACCCTCAAATGGGATTGGAGACAGAGTCATCTAACTCACTATAAGGTTTAAGAATTAACTATTTATGGAAAACACACTCTGACCCCTCTTGCACAATTATGGTTATCACCTACATGATCCCAGAGCATCATGTCAATAATCCTAGAGCTCTTTGTCAGTTTGTAATAACTTTTTTAATAActatcgccatgagtcggaatcgactggatggcaatgggttatacctTAACATAACTGTCTTTTCTGCTGGattaaacttctttaaagttacaGGTTTTTCCTTTTACAAACTGAGAAGGTTTTGAAAATTTAATCTAACATCTTCTAGGCCGGTGGTTTTCAACCAGGGAAGCACATCAGACTTTACTATGGGGTTTTATTAAAATACTGATGTCTAGGACCTACACCTGAAGCACTTAATTCCTTTATTTGATATTCTTGGTATACTCTTGGTATATTCCAGATAGATTATGCATATTATTGATTAGTTTTATATGTTATATATGAAGATATTTCCTTTGTAAAGATTATGCTTATCcctttttatatttcagaagtaATATTCACTGTCCTTGAAAATAGACTTCATCATTATCCTTAGAGACACTGTTTTCTGAaactttttttaaacagctttatccATTTTTTGACTTAGAAAAATCCTTGTCAGTTACATTATTCCTGTTATGAATTTCCATTAGaactttaatatttgaaaatattagtaAGAAATTGTtgtaagttgccattgagtctgtccCCAACTCATGATAACCTCATTCAAAttatgcacaatgggatcagactgctgtgatctgtagggtgttcactggctgattttcagaagtaggttgccaaacctcttttcctagtcttagcctgggaacgccactgaaacctgttcagcatcaggtAACACGCAAACTACCACTGATACACAGATGGTGGCTATGCTTTGAGGTGCATTTGCTGGGAACCGAACCCTGGTCTTCTGCATGAAACTGAGAGTTCAACCACTGAACCAGTAATAAATTCATCATAACTACTTTAAAACAGGTTGAACTATCTTAGGATAGTTTAACTATCTTAAAACCATATGTGGTTTTTTATTTTACTCTGACGTTTGCCTGAAAGCTCCGAAATCAGTAATAGGACAGAGTTGCATGTTTTCAATGAAAAAGGACCCTTGCATGCGCCAGGTACTTCAAAACTCAAAGCGTCAATTCTTGAGTAACTTCCAGACCTTTGCAGTGGCCTGAGCGAGAACTTTCGGGACATTTTTTAGTCAAGATGCAGATAGCTTCATGGACTGCTAGCACATGTCTGTTTTAACAACAATGAATCACACAGGGCTGAATGAATTCTGAGAGACATTTAATTCTGTGTGTTTGAATACTCTTGATGTCGTTTTAATGTTCTATTTCCTGCATCTATAAGCaggctctttctctttcttcttcaccTACGAACAACCCATAATAATGCAATAGACTGCTGTAAACTGAAATACAACATTTTGAAATGATATCTGATTTTCACTGACTCCTTAAACTTCAGAAACTCTTACtgagtatctttgctttttatgacATTGTAGTTATttgcataaggagccctggtggcacagtggctaagtgctcagatGCTCACCAAAATGTCCATGGTTCCAACCTACCAGgcgctccacaggggaaagatggggctgtctgatcctgtaaagatttacagctttagaaaccctatgggacagtttcactctgtcctatgagtcagaatcaacttgacagtaacaggtttggttcagttttggtATAAGGTTGCTGGAgcactggtgatgcagtggttaagagctatggttgctaaccaaaaggtcggcagttcaaatccatcagacacttgttggaaaccctttgggcaattctgctctgtcctatagggtcactactgaAACGAATATggtatggttttgtttttttacagggttgctgtgagtcgaattgactctatggcagagGGTTTTTTGGCTTAGTTATTTGCAAaggggaaaccatggtggcatagttgttaagtgctatggctgctaaccaagaggtcagcagttcaaatctgccaagcaccccttggaaactttgtagggcagttctatgctgtcatatagggtcactatgagttggaaatagactcgatggcagtgggttggtttttcttttttttttggttatttgcaaAGGTGCCATAAGAATCTATCCTTCTTTTACCAGAATATAATTGGAAAAATGGATTATGCTCCAAGAGCTCAGAATGTCATGTTTAAGAATGGTACTCATTGTATGTTCAATGTTGCTCATAAGTATGCCACTTTTAAGAAATTAAAGTTGACTTTGTAGAGCCAATGCTGACAAAGACCTCCcaggaaaaccaaaccagtttttACTCATTGTATGTTCAATGTTGCTCATATGTATGCCACTTTTAAGAAATTAAAGTTGACTTTGTAGAGCCAATGCTGACAAAGACCTCCcaggaaaaccaaaccagtttttACTCATTGTATGTTCAATGTTGCTCATATGTATGCCACTTTTAAGAAATTAAAGTTGACTTTGTAGAGCCAATGCTGACAAAGACCTCCCAGGAAAACCAAACCAGTACCTAACTTATACAGTCCAGCCTTGCAGTTAGTAAAGAAGGTCACTTCTATTGCTGCCCAGGGGCCTTGGAATATTTGGAgatctcaaagaaaaaaaaaattccaaatgtaTATGTATGACAGAAGAAATCTAATGAAGAGGGTTTCTTGGGCTGGGCTTCAGAGCCTTCATGTAGGTAATACCAGTTGTCTAAAGTTGATTCAGGCTCATGAAGACTCTATGtgtggcagaacagaactgctccttatagtttttcatgactgtgacattttggaagcagattgcagtcctctcttccgaggcacttctagTAGTGGAACACCGAACTCTTTGCACCACACACTGGCCTCATACAAATAATAGAAGCTTTTTAAAAGTTTAACCTGAGATTTTCTTATGAAAACATTCAGTTTCACAAACTTAGGAATGTTTCTACATTAAAttagcattcttgctgtacttacGTAAATAATCAGGCCAAATCTAACAAGGCCAGGCATATTTTATGATAACCTAGTGCCGtccagccgattccaactcatagtgaccctataggacagagtagaactgccccatagagtttccgataGAGTTTTATGGCAAAGAATAATATTCCTTTGAGactattttttattaaaagttGGAAGACTAGTGAAAAATGCTTATTTCAATGCAAAGCTATGCCTCGTTTACAGCACAACCTTCTGTGTCTTTGTGACTGTATGGGGACTTTTTTGCATGTCGTTGACTTTGAGCTGTTTTATAACTCTGTAAATTGAACATACTAAGAGCAGTAAATATAATTCAGTTAGTAGAAGTGCAAATAAATTCTGTGTGATAGTTTCAATTGCCTTCCTTTTCCCCACTGGAGAAGACATACCTATACTCATTCACaaatttatttcaatattttcgATCTACAAATGTCTGTTCTCTGAACTCTCCTTTGAATCAGTTGTAACATTTGCCTTGTTCCtgcattaaaaattaataaacaaacttttaaatttatgtttatcttgtgagagccatggtttaatttttttttttgaaaatttgtgAGAGCCacggttttattttttttttaattattctttaaCATGACTTACATTCTTCTATGAGAGAGAGACAAATAAACTAAGTACAGTATGATGAAGTATGTCAGTATATCCTAAAGAAACCTGGAAGACAGGAAGCTGGCTTACTCTACATAGCTTAGTAGATTGTATTTGAACGTTCCAGAATAAAACATTGAAACAAAGGAATGAATAACATGCTTCTTAATTTTTGTAGCCTCTtcatgttttatttcatttttattgctacTTGTGTGTTTATGACATTTCCCCAACTCTTTTTCAGCCTCTCAGCATGGAGGCATATCTTGTATAGGTCAAAACTATGTGCTGAAGATGGATATTTTAAACTAAGAGGCAATCTTCAGTTACTTCCGATCACTACTACATTTTTCAGATAAATGCATATTGTTAAGTTTCAAATGAACACAGAGAATTTTCCTTTAAACGTGATGAAAATGGTAAGCATGTCTTGTGTTTCTGAGGCTAGTAAAGAAAACTGGGTAAAAGTGGAAACTGGGAATGTATTTTATGTTTACATCAGTCCCTATGCCTAAATCCTAACCAACAAATTAGCAAGGCTGATTCTCCCATTGTCATAAGCctactgagagaaaatattatGAAGCAGTTCATACAACTTATGGTTCTTTACCTCTTAATTCTCTCCTTGTTCTGCTGTCGTTTACTAACTGGGTTTTGATTGTGGTTAAGCATGCCTGTCAACTTTGCTTCTGACACAGTTTCCCTAAGACCAGATTTCTTATCTGCTGGCTCTTCACACAGTATACAATGGGGTTCATCAATGGAGGCATGAGGAGGAAAACATCAGCCATAAGGATCCTAATGATTGGGGAACTACATTTGGCAAAGCGATAGATAACAGCTAGAGAAAGAATGGGCACGTAAAAGATGAGCACAGCACAGATGTGGGAAACACAGGTATTGAGGACCTTGACCCTTTCCCTTTGTGATGCTATGCTCAGCACTGTTTTCAGTATCAGCATGTAGGACGTGAAAATAAATATTAAGTCTAGGATTCCTGTGAAGGCCACAAATAAGCCATAAATGACATTGACCTTGTTGTCAGAGCAGGCCAGCTTCATGACATCCTGATGGAGGCAGTAGGAATGGGACAGGAGATTCTTCTTACAGTATCTTAGATGTTTTAGAGTGAAAGGGAAAGGGAGGACCAATAGCACATTTTTGAGAGAGAAAGCAAACCCAATTTTGGTGACTCTGGTACTGGTAAGGATAGTGGTATATCTGAGAGGGTTGTAGATGGCAAGAAAACGGTCACAAGACATGATGAGAAGTACCGATGACTCCATAGCAGAGAAGCCGTGGATGAAGAATTCTTGGGCAATACAGGCATCAGGGGAAATGCCGGGGGCATTGAACAAGAAAATCCTTAGCATGGTAGGAAGAGAGGAAACAGATAGTCCGAGGTCAGAAATTGCCAGCATGGAGAGAAAATAGTACATGGGTTCATGTAGAGAAGGCTCTGTTTTTATGAAAAAGAGGATGATGCAGTTCCCCAAGATGGCGACAAAGTACATAAGGCATATGGGGATGGAGATCAAAACGTGGGCAGTCTCCATCCCTGGGAAGCCAACCAAGAAGAAGGTAGAGATTTCAATTTCAGAGGTGTTGACGATGGACATGTCAGGTATGCGAGGACATCAAGAAGAGTAGCTCAATAGAGGCTCCGTGAAATGATTGAAATAGGTTGGCTTGAATGCCTGATTCAATCCCATTAAATTTATTGAGATCTTATGAATCCAAGTATTTTAGATGTACTTTATAGAAACTAAGCTAAATAGGGGAAAATAGATAAGTAGACATCAATATCCAACTAAAACAAGTATGGAAAGATAAGGAAAACGATTGATATCCAAATCTTAGATACAAGTTAGATACCACAGATAAAAGACTGATAGGTCAACTAAGATCAATATACAGGTGCctattttctaatttaaaaaaacatatatttttgctttttatgtaAATATTAGAAGATAAGCCTTAAGAATTTGCTTAAAATCTCTATGAGTTTACATAAAATCTGAAGAAATACGACTTATTTTTatgctgattcttttaatttaaatatggattttatttacttttgtgtCTGGGTGGTGCAACCAGTGTGTGCTGGACTGGTGAAACCCACCCAACGGTGTTATGGAGGAAAACCCTAGCAACATGCTTCTGTTAAaattgtagccaagaaaaccagtctaggcggttttactctgtatcacagagtcaccgtgagttgtaatcgactcaaaggcaatgttgGTTTTtcgtttccttttgtttttaatttatctgTCTTTCTTCAGATCTTTTGTATGCCTcgcaaaaatgttttattattttcttcatagaaaattttacatctttttttgTAAGATTTGTTTTTACAACCCTTTTTTGGTAGAATTGTTTATtctcaattatatttttaaatgattactAATTATGTAGAGAAGCACTATAGATTTTTGTTGTCAAAATCTGCTAT from the Loxodonta africana isolate mLoxAfr1 chromosome 7, mLoxAfr1.hap2, whole genome shotgun sequence genome contains:
- the LOC100672095 gene encoding olfactory receptor 51A4, whose product is MSIVNTSEIEISTFFLVGFPGMETAHVLISIPICLMYFVAILGNCIILFFIKTEPSLHEPMYYFLSMLAISDLGLSVSSLPTMLRIFLFNAPGISPDACIAQEFFIHGFSAMESSVLLIMSCDRFLAIYNPLRYTTILTSTRVTKIGFAFSLKNVLLVLPFPFTLKHLRYCKKNLLSHSYCLHQDVMKLACSDNKVNVIYGLFVAFTGILDLIFIFTSYMLILKTVLSIASQRERVKVLNTCVSHICAVLIFYVPILSLAVIYRFAKCSSPIIRILMADVFLLMPPLMNPIVYCVKSQQIRNLVLGKLCQKQS